The Streptomyces sp. NBC_00162 sequence ATGGACCAGCGATCCGTGCAGAACCGCCTGACCGGGGCAGGTGAGCGGGTATGAGCTCTCTCCTGCTGCTGACCAACGCCCTGCAGCCGTCGACCGAGGTGCTGCCCGCCCTCGGCCTGCTGCTGCACAACGTCCGGGTGGCGCCCGCCGAGGGCCCGGCCCTCGTGGACACCCCGGGCGCCGACGTCATCCTCGTGGACGGCCGCCGCGACCTGCCGCAGGTGCGGTCGCTGTGTCAGCTGCTCCGCTCCACCGGGCCGGGCTGCCCGCTGATCCTGGTCGTGACCGAGGGCGGGCTCGCGGCCGTCACCGCCGACTGGGGCATCGACGACGTACTCCTGGACACCGCCGGTCCCGCCGAGGTCGAGGCGCGGCTGCGGCTGGCCACCGGCCGCCAGCAGCTGGGCTCGGACGACTCCCCCATGGAGATCCGCAACGGCGACCTGTCGGTGGACGAGGCGACGTACTCGGCGAAGCTGAAGGGCCGGGTCCTGGACCTGACCTTCAAGGAGTTCGAGCTGCTCAAGTACCTCGCGCAGCACCCGGGCCGGGTCTTCACCAGGGCGCAGCTCCTCCAGGAGGTCTGGGGCTACGACTACTTCGGAGGCACCCGGACGGTCGACGTCCACGTACGGCGGCTGCGCGCGAAGCTCGGCCCCGAGCACGAGTCGCTGATCGGTACGGTCCGCAACGTCGGCTACCGCTTCGTCACTCCGGAGAAGGTCGAGCGGGCGGCTGCCGAGGCCGCGGCCCAGGCGGCGGCCCAGGCGGCGGCGCAGGCGGCCGCACAGGCTGTCGCGCAGGCCGGCGCGGCCGTCACCCGGTCGGCCGAAGATCCTGTGAGCATCCACTCTTCAGGACGCCCTGCCCAGAGGTAGGTCACCCCGCGTAGACTGCCGCGCGTGGCCAAGGTGACGCGGGATGACGTGGCGCGACTTGCGGGTACCTCTACCGCCGTCGTGAGCTACGTCATCAACAACGGACCCCGGCCGGTTGCCCCGGCCACGCGCGAGCGTGTACTCGCCGCGATCAAGGAGCTGGGCTACCGCCCGGACCGGGTCGCCCAGGCGATGGCCTCCCGGCGCACCGACCTCATAGGCATGATCGTCCCCGATGCCCGGCAGCCGTTCTTCGCGGAGATGGCGCACGCGGTCGAGCAGGCCGCCGCCGAGCGCGGGAAGATGGTGCTCGTCGGGAACTCCGACTACCGCGACGAGCGCGAGGTCCACTACCTGAGGGCCTTCCTCGGGATGCGGGTCTCGGGCCTGATCCTGGTCAGCCAGGGCATGAGCGAACGCGCGGCGTCCGAGATCGAGGCCTGGGACGCGCGGGTCGTGCTGCTGCACGAGCGTCCGGAGGCGATCGACGACGTCGCCGTCGTCACGGACGACATCGGCGGCGCGCAGCTCGCCACCCGCCACCTGCTGGAGCACGGGCACGAGTACGTGGCCTGCCTGGGCGGCGTGGAGACCACGCCGGAGGTCGGCGACCCGGTCGCCGACCACGTCGAGGGCTGGCGCCGGGCGATGCTGGAATCCGGCCGCTCGGTGGAGGGACGGCTCTTCCAGGCCCCGTACAACCGCTACGACGCGTACCGCGTGGCCCTGGAGGTCCTGTCGGGCCCGGACCGCCCGCCGGCCATCTTCTGTGCCACGGACGACCAGGCGATCGGGCTGCTGCGGGCGGCGCGGGAGCTGCGGATCGACGTGCCCGGGGAGCTGGCCGTCGCGGGCTTCGACGACGTGAAGGAGGCGGCCCTCACGGACCCGCCGCTGACCACGATCGCCTCGGACCGCCCGGCGATGGCCCGCGCGGCGGTGGACCTCGTCCTGGACGACGCCCTCCGCGTGGCCGGCTCCCGCCGCGAACGCCTGAAGCAGTTCCCGTCGGCCCTGGTGATCCGCCGCTCCTGCGGCTGCCGCTAGCCTCCGGCGGTTCGCCGCCGGGGGAACGGGCCCCGGCCTTATATCGGGCATACGCGGTTCTGTCGGGCTTCTCAGGCCAGGCTCAGGAAGCTCTCATGATCCGCGGACAGAGTCATAGCCATGACCGAGAGCTTCCGCCGCGAAGGCGAGTACCCGCAGGAGCACCGCCCGACCCAGGCCGGGGCGATCCATCCGCCGCCCCCCTCGTACCCGCCCGCCGCGCCGGGCTGGCACGAGGCGCACCAGCCCCCGGTCATCCTGGGCGAGACCGTCCCGGACGCCCCGGCCCCGGCGGCCCCGGCCGCCCCCACCCGTCACCGCGCCAAGAAGCCGGTCGCGCTGATCGCCGCCGTCGCCCTCGCGGCAGCGGTGATCGGCGGCGGCACCGCAGCCGCCGTCCAGCAGCTGATGGGCACCCCCGCCTCCACCGGCACCGGCGGCGTCAACGGCACCAACGTCTCCCAGTCCAACACCGGCACGGTCTCCGGCGTCGCCGAGCAGGCCGGCCCCTCCGTGGTCCGCATCGACACCCGCACCGGCTCCGGCCAGGGCACCGGCTCCGGCATCGTCATCACCGCCGACGGCGAGATCGTCACCAACAACCACGTCGTCAGCGGAGCCTCCGAGATCCAGGTGACGATGAGCGACGGAAAGAAGTACGCCGCCAAGATCGTCGGCACCGACCCCGACAAGGACCTGGCGCTCATCAAGCTCCAGGGGGCCGGAGGCCTCAAGCCCGCCAAACTCGGCGACTCCGGCAGCCTGAAGGTCGGCGACCAGGTCGTCGCCATCGGCTCCCCCGACCGCCTCACCGGCACCGTGACCAGCGGCATCGTCTCGGCCCTCGACCGCGAGGTGAACGTCGCGAAGCCGGAGCAGCAGTCCCCGCAGCAGCAGGGCGACGGCGGCTGGCCCTTCTCGTACGGCGGCAAGGAGTTCAACGGGAACACCGGCTCGGACACGGCCACGTACAAGGCCATCCAGACGGACGCCTCCCTCAACCCCGGCAACTCGGGCGGCGCCCTGTTCAACATGAACGGCGAGATCGTGGGCATGCCCTCGGCGATCTACTCCCCCAACAGCGGCGGCGCCGCCGGCAGCGTCGGTCTCGGGTTCGCCATCCCGGTCAACACCATCAAGGCCGACCTGGACTCCCTCCGCAAGGGCGGCCCCGGCGGCGCGGGCTCCGGCAGCGGCAGCGGCTCAGGCACCGGTACGACCGGCTTCGGCACCTCGTACTGAGACCCTGGATCCTGGTAACCGCGACCGACCACCACCCCTGGGGGACCTCAATGGCTGCAATCCCTGCCACGGGCGACCAGCAGCGCATCCTCGTCGTCGACGACGAGCCGGCCGTCCGTGAGGCGCTGCGCCGCAGCCTCGCCTTCGAGGGGTACGCCGTACAGACCGCGGTCGACGGGCTCGACGCCCTCGACAAGGCGGCCTCGTACGCCCCCGACCTGATCGTCCTGGACATCCAGATGCCCCGGATGGACGGACTGACCGCGGCCCGCCGGCTGCGCGCCGCGGGGACTGTCACCCCGGTCCTGATGCTCACCGCCCGCGACACCGTCGGCGACCGCGTCACCGGCCTCGACGCGGGCGCCGACGACTACCTCGTCAAGCCCTTCGAACTCGACGAGCTCTTCGCCCGCGTCCGCGCCCTGCTGCGCCGCAGCTCCTACGCCGCCCCGCAGCCGGGCGGCGAGAGCCTCGAGGACGCGCTGACCTTCGGCGACCTGCGCATGGACCTGGCCACCCGCGAGGTCACCCGGTCCGGGCGCCCGGTGGAGCTGACCCGTACGGAGTTCACGCTGCTGGAGATGTTCCTCGCGCACCCGCGCCAGGTCCTGACCCGCGAGCAGATCCTCAAGACCGTCTGGGGCTTCGACTTCGAACCCAGCTCCAACTCCCTGGACGTGTACGTGATGTACCTGCGCCGCAAGACCGAGGCGGGCGGCGAGCCCCGCCTGGTCCACACCGTGCGCGGGGTGGGCTACGTACTGCGCGCCGGCGAGAGCGGTCCCGAGTGATCCGGATGTCCCCGGCCGCCAGATTCCGCGCCCTGCCGCTGCGCTCCCGCCTCGCGCTGCTGGTCACGGTGGCGGTGGCGCTGGCCGTGGCCGCGTGTGCTGCGGTGTCCTGGGTGATGGTGCGCGCCCAGCTCCTCGACCAGCTGGACCGCTCGCTCCTGGCGACCAATCCGAACGCCCAGGTGTCGCGCGCCCTGGAGGACCGGCGCTGCGCCCGCCCTCCCGAGGCGCAGCAGGACATCGCCGGGAACCTCAACGCGACGGTCCAGATCGTCACCGCCGACGGCGCGCACTGCTGGGTGAGCGGCCCTGAGACGCTGCCCGTGACCGCCGTGGACAAGGAGATCGCGGCGGGCAAGCACCGGGCCGCCCTGCAGGACGTGACGACCACCGACGGCACCGACATGCGCGTCTACACCTTCCCCGCACAGGCCCAGCCCGGCGGCCCGGTCTTCGCGATCTCCGTCGCCAAACCGCTCGCCGACATCGACAAGCCCCTGTCCACCCTGGCCTGGGTGCTGCTCCTGGTCTCCGGCATCGGAGTGGTCGGCGCGGGCGCCGCCGGGCTGTGGGTGGCCCGGACCGGACTGCAGCCCGTCGACGAACTGACCGGCGCGGTCGAGCACATCGCGCGGACCGAGGACCTCACCGTACGGATCCCCGACGAGGGTGACGACGAGATCGCCCGCCTGTCGCGGTCCTTCAACTCCATGACGGCCGCCCTCGCCTCCTCCCAGGAGCGGCAGGCCCAGCTGATCGCCGACGCCGGGCACGAGCTGCGCACCCCGCTGACCTCGCTGCGGACGAACATCGAGCTGCTGGCCCGCAGCGAGGAGACCGGCCGTGCCATCCCGCCCGAGGACCGCAGGGAGCTGCTGGCCTCGGTCAAAGCACAGATGACCGAGCTCGCCGCGCTGATCGGGGACCTCCAGGAGCTGTCCCGCCCCGACGCCGTCTCCCCCGGCCCGCTCGGGGTGGTGGCCCTGCACGAGATCACCGGGGCCGCGCTGTCCCGGGCCCGGCTGCGCGGTCCGGAGCTGGACTTCAGCTCCGCCCTGGATCCCTGGTACGTACGGGGCGAGGCGGCCGCGCTGGAGCGGGCGGTGGTCAACGTCCTGGACAACGCGGTGAAGTTCAGCCCGCCGGGCGGCGCGGTCGAGGTGACGCTGCGGGCGGGCGAGCTGCGCGTACGGGACCACGGTCCGGGCATCCCGGACGAGGACCTCCCGCACGTCTTCGAGCGCTTCTGGCGCTCCCCCTCCGCCCGCGCCCTGCCCGGCAGCGGCCTGGGCCTGTCGATCGTGGCCCGTACGGTGGCACGCGCGGGCGGGAGCGCCGAACTGCGGGCGGCGGCCGACGGCGGACCGGGCACGGAGGCGGTGCTCCGCATCCCGGGAGCCCCGTCCCCGCCGCCGCCCGGGCCCTCAGTTGTGCCGGATCAGTGAGGCGACCAGGCCGGAGCGGGTGTTCGGGAAGTCCATCGGGACGATCCCGAGCCCGGTCCGGCCGGCCATCTCCCCGCCGTCGACGAAGGCGTGCACCTGTGGGTTGAGGCGGTCGGAGTTCCAGCGCGGCGGCATGTACGCCGAGGTGCTGCTGTAGTTCACGAAGAGCTTGCCGGGCTGCTGGACGGCCTTGCGGAAATGGTTCTCGATCTTGCCGCGTTTGGCGAAGGGCTCGGCGTTCCAGTCGTCCTGGATGTCGAAGACGTTGCCGTCGCCGTAGCGCAGGCCGGGCAGTCCGCCGTTGTCGGCGAGCAGGACCACCTTGCCGCGGGCCTGGCCGAGCGCGGGCAGGGTGTCGGCGATCCGGAACAGCGGGCGCCAGCCGCGGTTGTCCAGGTAGTCGTCGAAGACGGCGCGGAAGGTGGCGTCGCTGTCCGTGGAGTACTCCTGCTTGAGCCGCATCAGGACGGTCTCGGACGGGCGCGCGGCGAGGAAGTTCCAGCAGGCGGCGAGCACGTCGCCGAACATCAGGTTCTGGTAGAAGGACCCGTGGTGGATGGCGAACGAGCCGCCCGTCACCCGGCAGCGGACGTCGAGGAACCGGATGCCGGAGTCGAGCTGTTCGGCGATCGAGGTGTTCTGGCAGGCGACGTAGAGCCCGCCCTGGCGGGCTCCGGAGTCGTGCGTGCCGGGGATGGTCATCCGCTGGAGGGGCGTCGGGTCGCCGAGGCCCGCCATCCAGTCCTGGGTGCCCAGTGCCGTGGCCGCGGCGGATGGTGTGCCGAGCCCGACGGCAACGCCCGTAGCCAGTGCTCCGGCCAGAAACGCCCGCCGGTCCAGTCCCACGCCCATGCCCATGCCCGCCCCTTTGCCGACCCAGTGGTGGGTCCGGATTATGGCGTGCGGAACCAGCCTTTACTACCTGCCGGTAGGAGCGAACTTCAGAACAACTCCCTTACACCTCAGGCGAGTTGGGGCAAGACAGCCCTAACCGTCCAGCAGCTCCGCCATCGCGCGCAGCCCGCGGGCGATCGACTGCCCGTCGGGCGTGTGCTCCGGGTCGGTCAGGCACTGGACCATCACCCCGGTGAGCAGCGCGATGTGCACCGACCCGAGGGCCCGTACGTCCTCCTCGGTGACCGCGTCCTCGGACACCCCGCGCAGCTGCGCGGCCACCATGCGCCGGGACCTTCGCTGACCCTCGGCCAGGACCGCGAGCAGCTCGGGCGAGGACTGCGCGTGCACGAAGGCCTCGACGTTGGCGATCCACAGCCAGCTCATGTCGCCGAAGTCCCGGATCTTGCGGTCCCAGGTGTCGGCGTACCGCTCCACGGCGGTGTCGCCCTGCCCGGTGAGCCGTCCGGACCCCGCGGCCCACTCGTCCATCGCGGCGAAGAGCGCCTGGTTGAGCAGCACCTCACGCGATCCGAAGTGGTAGCCGATCGCGGCCATGCTGACCTTCGACGCCGTGGCGATGTCGCGCACGGTCGTGCGGAGGTACCCCTTCTCCTCCAGGCAGCGCCGGGCTCCGGCCAGCAGGTCCTCGCGATTTCCCATGCCGGGATCGTATCCGCGCCCCCCGCTTGGGCAACCGCCCTAGACATACGTATTGCGCGCTTGCCCAAATCCTGGCAGGCTTCGGTCATCGGAAGAAGATCCACGGGCCCACAGGAGGCACCTGCCATGCGCCACGAGCTGAAGATCGACGACCGCACCCTGTCCTACCTGGACTTCGGAGGCACCGGCCGCCCGCTGCTCGCCCTGCACGGCGGCCTCTCCGAAGCGGCCTCCTACGCCGGCCTGGCCACCGCCCTCGGCGACGAGTGGCGGATCATCGCCCCCGACCAGCGCGGCCACGGCGACTCCGACCGCACCCCCGAGTACACCCGCGAGGGATACGTGGGCGACGCCGTCGCGCTGCTGGAACACCTGGACCTGGGCACCCCGGTGCCCGTCCTCGGCTTCTCCCTCGGCGGCACCAACGCCTACCACCTGGCCGCCGCCCGCCCCGACCTGGTCTCCGCGCTGATCAACGTCGACTGCCCCGTGGAGGTGGTGCCCAAGGACGGCCCGGACTTCTGGGCCTTCCTCCACCACCTCCCGTACACCGCGCCGACCCGCGAGGAACTCATCACCGCGCTCGGCCCGATGGGCCCGACCTACGCCCCCGCGCTGCGCCCCGAGGGCAGCGGCTGGCGGCTGCCGTTCCACCCGCAGGACACCCTGGCCACCCTGGCGCTCGCCCACGGCGACCGCTGGGACGTCTGGCTCGCCAGCGACTGCCCGGCGCTGCTGATCCACGGCCTGCGCAGCCAGGCGCTCTCCAAGGAGCAGGCCGACGCGATGGTCTCCCGGCGGCCCGGGACCTCGTACGCCGCCCTCGACACCGAGCACTTCGTGCCCTTCCAGGACCCGGAGGGCTTCGCGAAGGCCGTCCACACCTTCCTCGCGACCCTCTAGCGACGCCGGAGAACGCCGAAGGGGCGGCGGGCCGACCGGCCCGCCGCCCCTCACAGGGGTACTGCGTGACGTACTGCGTGACGTACTACTTGATGACCGTGATCCGGTCCGCCGCCGGCGGGACGATCGGGTTCGCGGCCGTCGACTTGCCCAGGTAGGCGTTGAAGCAGTCCAGGTCGGGCGCGCCGACCAGCTTGTTCTTGTGCTCCTTCAGGACGGTGAAGCCGTCACCGCCGCCCGCGAGGAACTCGTTCATCGCGACCCGGTAGGTCTTGGCGGGGTCGATCGCCGCGCCGTTGAGCCTGACCGAGTCCACGACGATGCGGTCCGCACTGGCCTTGGTCATGTCGAGGGTGTACGTGAAGCCCTTCGACACCTGGAGGATCTTCGGGTTCGGGCCGTTGACCGTGCCGCTGACCTGCTGCTGGAGCGCGGTGATCAGCTGCGCGCCGGTCAGGTCCACGATGTTCATCATGTTGTTGAACGGCTGGACCGTGTAGGACTCGCCGTACGTCACCACGCCGTCGCCCTCGGCCCCCGAGGCCTTGTAGGCGAGGTCGGCACGGATGCCGCCCGGGTTCATGATGGCCAGCTGCGCGCCGCCCTTGTCGGCCGGGGCGAGCGCCTCGAGCTGCGCGTCGGCGATCAGGTCACCGAGCGGCTTCTCCGGCGCCTCGGAGCCGCGGCCGGAGATGTCGGCCGAGATGAAGCCCTGCGGGCGGTTCGCGATCGGGGCCGCCAGCTCGCTCCAGCGCTTGATCAGCTCGGTCATGTCCGCGGCCTTGGGCTGGTCGCGGGTGACGACCTTGTTGACCGGCTTGGGCGAGCTGACCGGCGTACGGACGATGTCCTTGGTCTGCCGGTCGTAGGTCAGCGTGGTGTCCGTGAACAGCCGGCCGTAGGAGGCGGCGGAGGTCACCATGCGCGGGTTGCCCGCCGGGTCGGGGATGTTGCAGGCGTACGCCTGGTGCGTGTGGCCGGTGACCAGCGCGTCGACCTTGGCGTCCACGTTCTTGGCTATGTCGACGATGGCACCGGAGATGCCGGCGCCCGCGCCGGGGACGTTGCAGTCGTAGTTGTACGCGCCGTTC is a genomic window containing:
- a CDS encoding response regulator transcription factor, with amino-acid sequence MSSLLLLTNALQPSTEVLPALGLLLHNVRVAPAEGPALVDTPGADVILVDGRRDLPQVRSLCQLLRSTGPGCPLILVVTEGGLAAVTADWGIDDVLLDTAGPAEVEARLRLATGRQQLGSDDSPMEIRNGDLSVDEATYSAKLKGRVLDLTFKEFELLKYLAQHPGRVFTRAQLLQEVWGYDYFGGTRTVDVHVRRLRAKLGPEHESLIGTVRNVGYRFVTPEKVERAAAEAAAQAAAQAAAQAAAQAVAQAGAAVTRSAEDPVSIHSSGRPAQR
- a CDS encoding LacI family DNA-binding transcriptional regulator, with amino-acid sequence MAKVTRDDVARLAGTSTAVVSYVINNGPRPVAPATRERVLAAIKELGYRPDRVAQAMASRRTDLIGMIVPDARQPFFAEMAHAVEQAAAERGKMVLVGNSDYRDEREVHYLRAFLGMRVSGLILVSQGMSERAASEIEAWDARVVLLHERPEAIDDVAVVTDDIGGAQLATRHLLEHGHEYVACLGGVETTPEVGDPVADHVEGWRRAMLESGRSVEGRLFQAPYNRYDAYRVALEVLSGPDRPPAIFCATDDQAIGLLRAARELRIDVPGELAVAGFDDVKEAALTDPPLTTIASDRPAMARAAVDLVLDDALRVAGSRRERLKQFPSALVIRRSCGCR
- a CDS encoding S1C family serine protease — encoded protein: MTESFRREGEYPQEHRPTQAGAIHPPPPSYPPAAPGWHEAHQPPVILGETVPDAPAPAAPAAPTRHRAKKPVALIAAVALAAAVIGGGTAAAVQQLMGTPASTGTGGVNGTNVSQSNTGTVSGVAEQAGPSVVRIDTRTGSGQGTGSGIVITADGEIVTNNHVVSGASEIQVTMSDGKKYAAKIVGTDPDKDLALIKLQGAGGLKPAKLGDSGSLKVGDQVVAIGSPDRLTGTVTSGIVSALDREVNVAKPEQQSPQQQGDGGWPFSYGGKEFNGNTGSDTATYKAIQTDASLNPGNSGGALFNMNGEIVGMPSAIYSPNSGGAAGSVGLGFAIPVNTIKADLDSLRKGGPGGAGSGSGSGSGTGTTGFGTSY
- a CDS encoding response regulator transcription factor, translating into MAAIPATGDQQRILVVDDEPAVREALRRSLAFEGYAVQTAVDGLDALDKAASYAPDLIVLDIQMPRMDGLTAARRLRAAGTVTPVLMLTARDTVGDRVTGLDAGADDYLVKPFELDELFARVRALLRRSSYAAPQPGGESLEDALTFGDLRMDLATREVTRSGRPVELTRTEFTLLEMFLAHPRQVLTREQILKTVWGFDFEPSSNSLDVYVMYLRRKTEAGGEPRLVHTVRGVGYVLRAGESGPE
- a CDS encoding sensor histidine kinase, which encodes MSPAARFRALPLRSRLALLVTVAVALAVAACAAVSWVMVRAQLLDQLDRSLLATNPNAQVSRALEDRRCARPPEAQQDIAGNLNATVQIVTADGAHCWVSGPETLPVTAVDKEIAAGKHRAALQDVTTTDGTDMRVYTFPAQAQPGGPVFAISVAKPLADIDKPLSTLAWVLLLVSGIGVVGAGAAGLWVARTGLQPVDELTGAVEHIARTEDLTVRIPDEGDDEIARLSRSFNSMTAALASSQERQAQLIADAGHELRTPLTSLRTNIELLARSEETGRAIPPEDRRELLASVKAQMTELAALIGDLQELSRPDAVSPGPLGVVALHEITGAALSRARLRGPELDFSSALDPWYVRGEAAALERAVVNVLDNAVKFSPPGGAVEVTLRAGELRVRDHGPGIPDEDLPHVFERFWRSPSARALPGSGLGLSIVARTVARAGGSAELRAAADGGPGTEAVLRIPGAPSPPPPGPSVVPDQ
- a CDS encoding phosphatidylinositol-specific phospholipase C, with translation MGMGVGLDRRAFLAGALATGVAVGLGTPSAAATALGTQDWMAGLGDPTPLQRMTIPGTHDSGARQGGLYVACQNTSIAEQLDSGIRFLDVRCRVTGGSFAIHHGSFYQNLMFGDVLAACWNFLAARPSETVLMRLKQEYSTDSDATFRAVFDDYLDNRGWRPLFRIADTLPALGQARGKVVLLADNGGLPGLRYGDGNVFDIQDDWNAEPFAKRGKIENHFRKAVQQPGKLFVNYSSTSAYMPPRWNSDRLNPQVHAFVDGGEMAGRTGLGIVPMDFPNTRSGLVASLIRHN
- a CDS encoding TetR/AcrR family transcriptional regulator, producing the protein MGNREDLLAGARRCLEEKGYLRTTVRDIATASKVSMAAIGYHFGSREVLLNQALFAAMDEWAAGSGRLTGQGDTAVERYADTWDRKIRDFGDMSWLWIANVEAFVHAQSSPELLAVLAEGQRRSRRMVAAQLRGVSEDAVTEEDVRALGSVHIALLTGVMVQCLTDPEHTPDGQSIARGLRAMAELLDG
- a CDS encoding alpha/beta fold hydrolase, whose product is MRHELKIDDRTLSYLDFGGTGRPLLALHGGLSEAASYAGLATALGDEWRIIAPDQRGHGDSDRTPEYTREGYVGDAVALLEHLDLGTPVPVLGFSLGGTNAYHLAAARPDLVSALINVDCPVEVVPKDGPDFWAFLHHLPYTAPTREELITALGPMGPTYAPALRPEGSGWRLPFHPQDTLATLALAHGDRWDVWLASDCPALLIHGLRSQALSKEQADAMVSRRPGTSYAALDTEHFVPFQDPEGFAKAVHTFLATL
- a CDS encoding bifunctional metallophosphatase/5'-nucleotidase; this encodes MSATPQRHRRTRRLTFTALAVTAGAGAMVAAALPAGAASGGGAGKSRTVDVQMLSFNDFHGTLEPPQGSSGNVTERQADGTTKAIPAGGVEYLATSLREARKGHEYSVTATAGDMIGGSPMLSGLFHDEPSIEALNKLGLDVTSVGNHEFDEGKAELRRMAYGGCHPVEGCFEPSKEFTGSEFKFLAANVTDEKTKRPMMNPTFIWKKGDVKIGFIGVTLEGTPDVVTAEGVKGLKFGDEIETINKYAAELNKQGVKSIVALIHEGGLPANGAYNYDCNVPGAGAGISGAIVDIAKNVDAKVDALVTGHTHQAYACNIPDPAGNPRMVTSAASYGRLFTDTTLTYDRQTKDIVRTPVSSPKPVNKVVTRDQPKAADMTELIKRWSELAAPIANRPQGFISADISGRGSEAPEKPLGDLIADAQLEALAPADKGGAQLAIMNPGGIRADLAYKASGAEGDGVVTYGESYTVQPFNNMMNIVDLTGAQLITALQQQVSGTVNGPNPKILQVSKGFTYTLDMTKASADRIVVDSVRLNGAAIDPAKTYRVAMNEFLAGGGDGFTVLKEHKNKLVGAPDLDCFNAYLGKSTAANPIVPPAADRITVIK